The nucleotide window CCAGGGGCTAGGCAAACTGCAGGCCTGCTTATCCTTGCGAAGGTACCTTTGGATgttggagaaaggaaaacagaaggcaaaacagaaaggcagggagaggcctgggcaGGTCTGTTTGCCACGGCAGGCCTACGGCAGGGAGAGTCTCGGGTTTGAACGGCAATGTAACAGCTGAGGTCCAGGAAGGAGGGTGACGCCGCGCCTCTGCCTTCAGGGCTGCTGTGTGTGACCAAAGCTCAGGCCCTGTCGCCTTCGGGGTGTGGGCTCCGACAGTGGATCTCACGGCTGCTAACCCCAGAGCACGTGCTGCTCCACTTGgcccagaggcagagagagacagagcagtGCAGGCGGCGGGGACCCACCAGCCCTGAGGGGCTTGCAGCCAGAGGGGGATAGTTCAGCCCACTGTCCTTGTCAGAGGTGGCCAGCAGGACTGCAGCTGTCCTGGGTGCTGGGTCTCCCTGGTTGGCCCATTTATCTGCTGGTTGGATACACAGGCATTGGTAGTGATGGTGGGATGACTTCCTGCCTCTGTGCTCATCCCCGCAGGGTGGCGCTGTGGACCTGGGTCCTCGGTAACAGTGAGAACAGAGGGtctcttctcctctgtgtctgtgtctgtctctttccctccctgccccccaccttctgtctgcctgtctctcttTCCCCTGGGGCTCGGGGACCTGGAATGACAGGCTTCTCTGCGTCCCGAGGAGGCAGCCTGGTACAGCCCTGTGGCCCCAGCACAGATACTTGCTCTCCCCTCTGCGTCCTGTTTTGGAGCCCATCCCCCAGGGAGGTCCTGCAGGAGCTGGGGACCCTGCAGCCGCCCCACCATGGCCAGTAGGCCCCGTCCCAGCACATCAGGGCCTCGGCTGTGCCTCCTCGTGGGGTTGGGGGCGGGAGGCTGCAGGAGGAGAGACTGCCCTCCCCGCCAGAGGTCACAGTGTCTTGATGTCATTTGATGAGCTCAGCAGGCCAGCTGCCGCAGCAGAACTGAGCATGGCCAGCAAGCGTCCAGGCAGGATTCCGAGCCGTGTGGTCTGGCCGTTAAGCAGAAGGACAGAGTGTGGCGGcactccccctcccccgtccccctcGCTGACTCCTGCGCCAGGAGGCCCGGGATGGCCCAGCTCCTGGTGGCAGCCTAGACTGCGGCCTGAGTGCTCAAAGGGAGGGGCTGTGGGCGCTGGCACGGGGGCTTCTGAGCTGCACGGTGGTTTGGATgtctccccggcccccagccccaccatcCAGGCCCCCGGCTCCCCGGCTCCCCGGCTCCGTGGCCGTGGGAGAGggttttcctccttttctgccGTAGCCCCTGGCCCAGAGGAGTTTGCTGCAGTCAAGGCTGCTGCATAGGCAGGAGGCGGAGAGAGCAAAGGGGAGGCGGGAGGAGAAGTGGTCCTTCTGCAGCCCCAGCGCTCAGCCTCATCTGGGGTACCCCTCTGGGGAGTCCCCGTCCAGTGAGCCCCTGAGCGTCACAGAAACCCTGGGTACCTGCCGGGGTCTCCTGAAGCAGCACTCCGGGCCGTCCAAAGCGTGACCTTATCTGGGCCACTAGCCTGTGTGTGGAGGTGACCCCTGCCGGCCCTCATCGCGGCCACTGGGAAGGGCTCTGCTGAAAGGGGGGCTGGTCGCTCATGGACTGAGGTGCAGCTGTGCAGACCAGGCTGCCCTTTCTTCCGGGGGTGCTGGGATGTGGTCCCAGGTCGGTGGCCCCTCAGAACCCAagctcctaaccactgcgcctgCAGCCCCTCTGTCCAGGCCGTCGGCAGTTGGCCTTCCTGCCAGGGTGTGCTCGGGCTGTCTCTCTGCTGCCCTAGATTCCCCTCTGGCTGGAAGGCTCTGTTTTTTTtgcaggggaaaggagggagactTCTTGAGGACAGTGTAGCTGTCACTGCTTTGGGAGGGTCCCTGTTCTGACATTGGCATGATGCCCGTTGACCTCTGAGGGTTGGAATGATCATTCCGTACCCCTCACTGAGGGACCAAGGCAGCCAGCATCCTCCCAGGTACGCACCAGCTGTCTTGCCTCCCAGCCTGGTGTGTGAGGAGGGGCTGAGAGGTCGCTCAGCTCCCCTACCCGCCGTCTGTAGGGCTGTCTGCAAGGTGAGCCCAGGGCAGCTGCCGGGCCTCCAGCCCGTGGACCCTCACTCTCCTTGGCCCtccacctttttatttttagccGTCCCAGAAGCTACTGGTAGAGATGGCAGctggcttttagttttttttttttgttttgctgggaAAATCCAGATCTCCCACAGTGTGGAGGCAATGAGGAGGGGGTTTCTGGTCCCAGATCTGAAGGCTGCATCTTCAGCACAATCTCTATGTAATGATGGTAACCCCTGTTACCTCTCTCTTGGgattgttttaaggattaaagcAGATAATGTGCATGGAAATACTCTACAAAAGGAGATGCTGTTCTCCTTCCAGGTTGGCAGGGAGGGGAAGCAGCAGTGTTCTCCGTCTCTCTGGGCTCCACGTGGCTTGTAGGTGACTTGTGTTGGGTTATATAAAGACCTGTAATGGATCTGCAATTCTCTCTTAttcccaaattttttttttttttttttttttttttgcggtgcgcgggcctctcaccgttgtggcctctcccgttgcggagcacaggctccggacgcgcaggctcagcggccatggctcacgggcccagccgctgcgcggcatgtgggatcttcccggaccagggcacgaacccgcgtcccctgcatcggcaggcggactctcaaccactgcgccaccagggaagcccagttcaatTCTGTTTATATCACAGAATATGAATTATTCTATTATTAGCCATCTCAGTTTCcactttttgctattttaaatagtacTTTGCacgcttaaaaaaaattaagatacgATTGACACACcgtaaaatttacccttttttaaagcgtacaattcagtagtttttaatatattcacacaGTCACGCAGCCAttatctaattctagaacatttatgAGTGTTCTAAAAAGTATTTCTTCTTAAAGTATACTTCTGAAGTGGAATGACTAGGCCTGAAGGGTGAAAATGACTTCATGGCGGTCATTACCTTATCGGACTGTTTTCCAGAAAATTCTCAACAGCAGCGTCCATCACTAGTGGTATTCCTACAGCTTTGCCCGCATCGGGCGCCCCCGTCTCCCCTGTTCCTGCCGGTTTGGTAGGTTTGCAGCAGCTCTTCTCAGGCGTGTGGGACACAGCTGCTTCTGCCTCACGTGGGGTGCCGCCCCGTGAGGTTTCGGAGGGCAGCACGACCAAGGAGCAAAGTGACGGGTCTCCTGTGCTTGTGATCCTGTGACTTGGACGAGCTCTGGGTTTCAACAGTTTGGGAGCCAAGTTCATAGGGGTCTTTGTTCCTGTCGTCCCACCTGGTCATGCTTTATTCTGTCCTTGTTCACGTATTGATGGGTTTTTACCCCTCAGCTTTCAACCTAGGAAGGATGCTAGGAGTCATTATGGATCATTTTCAGGAAAAATCAGTCCACGGTAACTGGTGGTAACCAGAAGAAATCACATTGTTGGGTGCCGTCAGGAGGACCAGCCCCTaccttcctctccctgcctgtCCCCTCCGCCATGAGGTGCGAGCGCTGGGCCTCATCACTCCACGTTAACTGGAAGTACAGCTAAGCAGGAAGGGATCAAAGTCCACAAACGTATGGGCCGTGCTAAACACAGGCGCGCCTCCACCCCATCCCGAAGCTTGAGATTAAGGAATGAAGGAAGCTCTCTTTTACACAGCGGGTAGTAAACCTATGAATGCGTTCTCCCCAGGAGTGAGAGAGGATAAAAATAGGAAGGGGGCCGTTTAGGGATTTGCTGAACTAATGACTAGTAAGCAGATGACAGGGCTTTTTAAGACTTTGCTGTATTCTCTCCATAAAGAATTCATCTGTTCTCAAAGCTTTAATTATCCTCTTTACACTCTTTAATCTCctgtatttcattgattctaagacacacatttttacatatttgaaCCTCTCTAAAGCTGGGTTTACCATTGATGGGGTGATATCGTTGAATTGGCAGCCTGTTTCTTAGTGGTGACAAAATAATGATGGTTTCACCATCATTGGCATCTTTGATGTGATGATTTAGTCTATCTCCAGCATTCATTGCCTTCCCAAGCCCTAGTATCATACCTCCAGCTGCCCTTGAGATATTTTCACCGGGTGTGTATCACCACGTCAGACCCAGCAGATTTAGAACTTAAACCATCATTGCATTTTTCTCATGAGATACCGTCtgctttttctaacttctttattttcaaatggtGAGCATTCTCTGAGTTGCCCAGCTGGTAGCCTTTCTCTCACAGCCCCTGTAATAATAACGCTGGCCAATGTTCATTAGTGTTCCctgcgtgccaggcactgttccaagccccattaatcctcacagcagccctacaAGGCAGGTACTGTGACCAGTCCTCTTTCATATGTGACGTGGAGCCACTCGCCCGGGGTCACAGGGCTGAAAGGTGGCAGAGTGGGTCCTCGAACCCGAGCAGCCTGGTTCCAGAGACTCCAGATCACGACTCCTGCACTGCCTTTCATGGATCCAGCCCGTGACCGTGCGGTCTTCACTCACGCACTGAATAATGTCTCTGTGTTTCACTGTTTGCTCTGGCCCCTGTTGCTTCCTTTGATTGCAGCAAAAGCTGCCCCGTTGATCTCGTCTCCACCAGTTCCCTCTCTGTTCATCTTGCCAATCAGAGATGGCTTAATCTTCCCACAGCGCCTCCTTCAGGGGTCCACTTCCCTACTCTTCACaccgttttttaaaaagttttattgataTACAACCCACATATCATACAGTTCACTTATTTAAAGTTTACAGTTCAGTGGGTTTCGGTGTATTCACAGAGCTGGGCATCCGTCACCacgatcaattttagaacattttcatcaccccgcAAAAGAAGCTCCGTACCTCTGatttccccctgcccccagcccctggcaactgtgaacttactctctgtctctgtggatttgcctattctggacacttcatgTAAATAGAACGTACAGTATGtgactttctgtgtctggcttctctcactaaGCGTAAGTTTTCAAGGTTCTCTGTGtcagtgcttcatttctttttcttgctgaataACATTGTCATGTGGAtggatgtaccacatcttatccGTTtatcagttggtggacatttgggttgtttctactttttggctattgtgaagggaactttatttttatttatttatttatttatggctgcgttgggtctttgttgctgcgcgcggggtttctctagttgcggcgagcgggggttacttttcgttgcggtgagcaggcttctcactgcagtggcttctcttgttgcggagcacgggctgtaggcatgcgggcttcagtagttgtggctcgcgggctctagagcgcaggctcagtagttgtggcgcatgggcttagttgctctgtggcatgtgggatcttcccgggccggggctccaacccgtgtcccctgcattggcaggcggattcttaaccactgcgccaccagggaagcccttggctattgtgaataacgctgctctgaacattcatgtacaagtttttccgtggacatatgttttcatttctcttgggtgtgcaccgaggagtggaattgctacaGTAACTGTTTGACTGGTGAGGTCAAGAACTTTTAATAGCTCCTCAAAGCCCTCCGTCTAGTTTCCAAAGCCCTTTCCATCTGCTCTTGGTATCTGCTATTCCGAGTCACAGCCTGGCCGCTTCTGCCAGACCAGGCTCACCCTCACTGTCGGACCCGCGTGTCGGGGCCTCTGATCTGCGGCTCATGCTTCTCCCCCCAACTAGGACATGGTCCAGGGGCAGAGTCAGCCTGCACGTGTATTTCTTTGAGACACACAACGGCTTAAAAAATCGGAATTATTTGTGCAAGTGAGACTATACTTAATGATCCAGATTTTCATGTTCTCTAAAAATTGCAAGATTTGGTCACCGTGGGCCCACATACCTGTGAGGTACCCCCCGCCTGACTGCAGCTGAGGGACACAGCCCTACCTTGTCCTTCTCACACCTTTCCTGGCCTGCTAGGTGCTGGGGTCCCTGACCTCTGACCTAGACCCATCCCTCCAAGGCCCAGCTCGGCTTGCTGCCCATCACGCTCCACTTCCGAAAGCCGCTGGAGCTCGCGCGGCTCAGCTCCACACAGGAGGCTGTTCAGATGGGAGTGCTGGGTGGCTACAGGGGGGCTGTGACAGCACGAAGAACTGCAGGCTCTGGGGCCAGCTGCCTGGGTGCAGATCTCACGTTTACCCCCttctaccagctgtgtgaccttgggccagttacctgacttctctgaacctcagtttccttacagTTTAAAATGGGGGTAGCAGTAGGACCCCTTTATCTGTTGTTACTGTGCGGGGTAAATGGACTGATATACATCTGTTATTATCAATATTATCGTTactgtctttttcctgatgtctTCTCAGTGATAGTGTGCGAACTTTGGAGACCAGACCGCGCCGGGGCTGGGAGCTCAGCCATGCCTTCTCAGCGGCGGGCACGCCGGGCTGGTTGTCCTGTGAGTCTGGGGTTCTGCCTCCTCGGCCAGAGCTGCAGCCTCACGCTCCACCCCGGAGGACGAGGGCACCTTCCCACGAGCCGGCTGTGGGCCTCACTTCCTGCCCCGCAGCGCTGGCGCCGCCACCAGGCCCGGCCTGTGGGGCTGAACTCAGGGCAGGTGGTCCCTGCTCCCCGTCCAGCTGGCTCGAGAGAGATGGCGAGCTGGGTCAGGGCAGGTGGGCCGGGCAGGTCTGAACCGGGAGccacttctttttgtttgtttgaattaaaTATTGACCAGATAAAAAAGAATGCTTACACAATCTAGGGAAGATACGCAGAACTGTGTGTGACGAATGCCAGGGTACCTGCCAACCTTGtgtccctcccccagtccctgtcCTTTGCGTTCCAAGTTCCAGGTGGACTTTCCCCTTGCTTCTCTTTATTGTTCCTATGTGTGTCCGGTTCCCTAAACAACGTGCCGTTTCATTTCGAAGAGCCgtcacactgtgtgtgtgtgagagttgAGTCTTTCTGTCCCTTTAACCTGCATTCACCATAATCTCTCCAGACCTGTCTTCTAATAACTGACTTTATTTCCAGCTGTTCCTAATCCATAAAACCCATCTATGGGATTTCTGATTTCCCCTTGTATTTTCCATTGATTGAAATTCTGTTTATTCTGGTCATTTTATGTCATAGTTAATTTTTAGCAAAGCAGTCAGGTTTCTTTCCTCGGCACTGTGCCTTTGAGGTGGATTCCTGACGACGCGTGTGTGTTCGCTTTCTCGGCCGTACAGCGTTCTGCGATGTGACTGCAGCCGCGCATCTGGTGCTCGGGGTGCAGCAGGGAGCAGACAGTTGCAGTCCTACTCTGACAGAGCTTCAAGGGTTCCAGGGAAGACAGATAAACAGGCACCCAGTTAGTCAGGTGAACTGGCCAAAGACAGGACCCCCAGGAGGGGAGGCCCGGAGGTCGGTAAACGTCTCCTAGAAGCTGAGACCCGAAGGAAGAGTAGGAGTTGCTGGGTGGGAGAGCGGGTCCCATCTTACAGGTGGCGCCCGTGAACGCCGGGTAAAGACTGCTCTTCCTACTGTGATGGTACCTTTTCTGTACGTAAGGCTGTGATTGGCCCAGATTTTGGCAAGTCAGCTGAAGGTGAACATGTCGTCTGAGCTGCTGTGCATTTGAACCCTAAGCCTTTAGACCACCGCGTTGTATGTACTTGAGACACTGATAATCAGAGTTCATGCCAGGGTCTGGAGGAGGGAGAGTAACGTGTGTGGTTAACCAGCTCCTGACTCTGCTTGTCCTAGCCCTGGGCCTCTGATTCTTTCCTCTCGCGTAGAGCCAGGACAGTCATGGTACCCTCTGCGCAGGATCTCATGGGTGTGACGGGGACAGCCATGGTACCCAGTGTGCAGGATCTCTTGGGTGTGACGGGGACAGTCACGGTACCCACTGTGCAGGATCTTGTGGGTGTGACGGGGACAGTCGTGGTACCCTCCAGGATCTCGTGGGTGTGACAGGGAAAGTCGTGGTACCCGCCGTGCAGGATCTCGTGGGTGTGACGGGGACAGTCGTGGTACCCGCCGTGCAGGATCTCGTGGGTGTGACCGGGGGGCGGGTGCCTAGCATCTCCGCACTGTCCCAGGCACGGCAGGCGTCAGTGTTGTCACTGCCGGGCTCTGTGATCAGTGTTCTGTGTGTCACCCTCTTTTAGCCTCTCAGTAACTGTCCACCGGGCAACTTGCCGTCTCTACCTGTATGTCTAAAGCTTAAAACGAGCTCCTGGTTTCCCCTCTACCAGACCATCCCTCTCCTAGTCTCCTCATCTCAGTAGATGCCGCCGCTGCCCGTCTTTGCTCAGGCCCGAGTCCTAGGAGTTGTCTCTGGTCCCTCCCTTGCTCGTGCTTCCCCGCATCGGTCAGCGGGCCCAGTCAGTTCTGACCCCAGAAAGGATCGTCCGCTCCGTCCAGCTGCCCTTTCGATGCCGCTTTAGCCCAGGCCCCACCGTCTCCCGCTGGGCAACCGCACAGCCTCCTCCTCGGTCTCCTCTTTCTGTAGCCACTCTCCCCGCAGCAGGCCGGGCGTCCGTGAATGTACGGAAGAGCTTGTTGTGTGCTGCTTCTgaccctccagtggcttcccctGAGCTTAGAAACAAGTCCAGCCTCGTCTCCAGGTGCTCCgagccctgccctcctgcctgctCTCTCCCGCTCACCTCCTTCTGGGCGCCTGGCGGCCGAGCTTGTTCCTGCCTCAAGGCTTTTCCTCTCGAAGCTCCCCTCCATCCGGAATGTTCTCCCCAGCTTCTTGCAGGGCTGCCTCTTCAGGTCTCAGAGGGGCCCGGCCGTTCCCCTCTGTCATGAGCTCTGTCTGTAATGTCTTTGTTGGATtttctccctcccatcttccctccctccctccctccctcccactcactGTAAGCTGCCGGCAAGGACCTGTCTGTTGCCCGGCGACTCCTGCGCGTGGTAGGGGGTGGCAGTGAGCCCCATTTGATGGCAGCATGCAGAGCAGAGACTCAGAAGTCAGGTAACTCGTCAGGGTCACGTGCTAGCAGGCCGCCCAGGCCCTCGCTGTAACGCACAGGGCCAGACCTGATGGCCAGGGCCCAGGATCCGCGCATGCAGTCTGGCCTCAGCGGGGACCAGAGCCTTCCCCAGGCAGGTGCCCGGAGACGCCCAAGGGGCCTGACACCTCCTGGCGGAACGGTTCTCGTTGAAGGGAGGTGGCTCAGAGACGCCCGCGCTCCTTCCTCCCCCTGTGCTGCCCTGTGGCCCACTCTCCGCACTGGGGACCCGAAGCACAGGTAGGGCTCCTGGCGCTCGTCGGGGAGCTGCTTACGACCTTCGCCCTCCTCCCGTTCAGGTCGCACCAGCTTCTACGAGGAGTACGGCGTCATCGGTGATGTCTTGCAGAACCACCTGACCGAGATCCTCATGCTGGTGGCCATGGAGCTGCCCCTCAACCTCAGCAGCTCGGAGGCGGTgctggagcacaagctccaggccTTCCGGGCCCTGCGGGGCCTGCAGAGGGGCAGTGCTGTCGTGGGCCAGTACCAGGCTTACCGCGGGCAGGTGCGCAGAGAGCTGCAGAAGCCAGACAGCTTCCACAGCCTGACGCCGACCTTTGCAGGTGGGCTCTGGGGCTGGGCACGGGCTGCGGGCCGCCCCCACCCCTATCCCCCAGACGGAAGCACTGCTCCCAACCCGGACGCCCTTCAGGTTGGGTTGGAAGGGACTTGAAGTGGGGTTTTCACAAGGGTGCTCCGTGGCGAGTAAGAAGTACCCCTGCCTCTCTGACCTCCCGCCAGCTCAGAGCCGCGGGTCACCTGCTGGCTCCCTCTGGGCGGAGGACACCTCAGTGGCGGTCTCCATTCAGTCCACGTCCATGGATCCTGCCCGGGCTCGCCAGTCTGGGCTCAGACCTCGCTttgccctcgtggagcttacatCAGCCCCCAGAGAGGCTGCAGGCCTGCCCGCTGCAGCCGGGGGCACCCCCAGTGGGCAGGTGCCCAGCGGGGCCGTCCTCTGGACGCTTCCACAGGCTCAGAGCTTTCTGGGGTAGCAGCCGCCACAGCCAGAGCAGCAGCTGCCTGTCGGGCACTGACCACGTGCCGGActttatgtacattatctcatttaatcctcactgacCACGTGCTGGGctttatgtacattatctcatttaatcctcacgtgGACAGACGCATCAGGCAGGTGTGATCATCACGCCCCGCTAGAGGTGAGGAACCATGAGGCTCAGTCAAGTTGCCaaaccttgcccaaggtcacgcagagATAGTACGTGGGAACTTGAGTCTGGAGGGCACTCGGCGTCCGGCTCTTACCGCCGTGGTCCCCGCTGCAGGCCTCCTCACCTGCACAGCAGTTCCCCACTGGCCTGTGGCTGCGAGCCCTgtccaccctccccttctccctgtaTGTGACGGCCTCAGCACGTCCTGCGTGCTCTGCAAACAGGAAGGAAGTCCGTGTCCCTAGGAACCCACAGCCCCTCAGTCAGGATCGCTGCTGCCTTGCCCACCCTCCTTGAGACTCCTCTCAGAGCCTCTGGGTTGGAGCCTCTCAGTCCAGTTCCCCTTTGCTTGGGGACGATGACTCTGAGAGGTGCCTCAGGGAGCTGGGTGTCCGAGGTGGCCCCAGAGGCTGCTTTTCAGCACCGACTGGGCAGAGATGGTAATAGAAGAGGTGAAAGATGGGGGTGAGGCCAGCGAGGCCAGGGGTGCCCAGAGGAGGGCTCGCAGAGGGGAAGGCTTGCtggcaggaaggaaaggagaggaaggcaggTGGGCCGAGAGGACCTGGTTCTTATGCTGGAGCATCACCTCCACTGTCCCCGTCGCCCCAGGCATCCCCGTGCACATCACCTCCACTGTCCCCTGTCGCCCCAGGCATCCCCGTGCACATCACCTCCACTGTCCCCTGTCACCCCAGGTGTCCTCGTGCACATAGACAACCTTCGCTGGGAGGGTGTCCCTTTCATCCTGATGTCTGGCAAAGCCTTGGATGAGAGAGTGGGCTACGTTCGGATCTTGTTCAAGGACCAGGCGTACTGTGCCCAGAGCGAGAAGCGCTGGGTCCCGGCCCAGAGCCACTGCCTTCCTCAGCAGATCATCTTCTACATTGGCCATGGTGAGCTGGGCGGCCCAGCCGTGCTGGTCAGCAGAAACCTGTTcaggccctccctgccctccgCCAGCTGGAAGGAAGTGGAGGGCCAGCCTGGGCTTCGCCTCTTTGGCCGCCCTCTGTCTGATTACTACGCCTACAGCCCTGTGAGGGAGCAGGACGCCTACTCCATCCTCATCTCTCGTATCTTCCACCGCCGGAAGGACTCCTTCATCACCATGGAGAACTTGCTGGCTTCCTGGGTCTTCTGGACGCCCTTGCTGGACAGCCTGGCCCACGAGGTCCCACGCCTCTACCCAGGAGGAGCAGAGAATGGACACCTGTTGGACTTTGAGTTCAGTGGCAGCCACTTGTCCTTCTCCCAGCCACCACTGGAGCAGCTGGTGCTGGGGCCGGATTCCGCTCCGATGCCCAGCGACTTCCAGGTTCTCAGGGCCAAGTACCGAGGCAGCCCGCTGATATCGGCCTGGCCGGAGGAGCTGATCGCCAGGCTGGCCGGCGACATCGAGGCTGCAGCTGTGCAGGCTGTGAAGCGCTTTGGCAAGTTCCACCTGGCACTCTCAGGTGGCTCGAGCCCCGTGGCCCTGTTCCAGCAGCTGGCCATGGGGCACTATGGCTTCCCCTGGGCCCACACACACCTATGGCTGGTGGACGAGCGCTGCGTCCCGCTCTGGGACCCTGAGTCCAACTTCCAGGGCCTGCAGGCTCACCTGCTGCAGCACGTGCGTGTCCCCTACTACAACGTCCACCCCATGCCCGTGCACCGGCGCCAGCGGCTCTGCGCCGAGGAGGACCAGGGTGCCCAGGCCTATGCCGAGGAGATCTCCACCCTGGTGACCAACAGCAGCTTCGACCTGGTGCTGCTGGGCATGGGCACCGACGGGCACACGGCCTCCCTCTTCCCTCAGTCCCCCGTCGGCCTGGATGGCAAGCAGCTGGTGGTGCTGACCACGAGCCCCTCCAGCCCGCACCGGCGCATGAGCCTCAGCCTGCCCGTCATCAACCGCGCCCACAAGGTGGCGGTGCTGGTCATGGGCCGGATGAAGCGCGAGATCGCCATGCTGGTGAGCCGCGTGGGCCGCGAGCCCCGGAAGTGGCCCATCTCGGGCGTCCTGCCTGACTCTGGGCAGCTGGTGTGGTACATGGACTATGACGCGTTTCTGGGGTGACGGTTGCCTCTGCCCTTCGCTCACCCCCGCGCCTTCCTTCACCCGCCCTCTCTCCGCCCTCTCAGTCCTGCCCCAGCCCGCGTGCCCTGCTGTCTGGAATCTGATGCCTCGTGGTCAGGCTCCCGGAGACGAAGGACAAAGGCCTTCCCCAGCCCC belongs to Pseudorca crassidens isolate mPseCra1 chromosome 2, mPseCra1.hap1, whole genome shotgun sequence and includes:
- the H6PD gene encoding GDH/6PGL endoplasmic bifunctional protein isoform X5, translated to MKHAGAWNMLTAAVCMALLGCLQAQELHGHVSVILLGATGDLARKYLWQGLFQLYLEEAGKGHSFRFHGTALTSTKQGQEVIAKVLESLSCPRDTAPGRCAELKAQFQQLSEYRRLKTPEDYLALSKDIEARVQHEGLREAGRIFYFSVPPFAYAEIARSISSSCRPGPGAWLRVVLEKPFGHDHRSAQQLATELGSFFQEEEMYRVDHYLGKQVVAQILPFRDQNRKALDGLWNRHHVERVEIIMKETVDAEGRTSFYEEYGVIGDVLQNHLTEILMLVAMELPLNLSSSEAVLEHKLQAFRALRGLQRGSAVVGQYQAYRGQVRRELQKPDSFHSLTPTFAGVLVHIDNLRWEGVPFILMSGKALDERVGYVRILFKDQAYCAQSEKRWVPAQSHCLPQQIIFYIGHGELGGPAVLVSRNLFRPSLPSASWKEVEGQPGLRLFGRPLSDYYAYSPVREQDAYSILISRIFHRRKDSFITMENLLASWVFWTPLLDSLAHEVPRLYPGGAENGHLLDFEFSGSHLSFSQPPLEQLVLGPDSAPMPSDFQVLRAKYRGSPLISAWPEELIARLAGDIEAAAVQAVKRFGKFHLALSGGSSPVALFQQLAMGHYGFPWAHTHLWLVDERCVPLWDPESNFQGLQAHLLQHVRVPYYNVHPMPVHRRQRLCAEEDQGAQAYAEEISTLVTNSSFDLVLLGMGTDGHTASLFPQSPVGLDGKQLVVLTTSPSSPHRRMSLSLPVINRAHKVAVLVMGRMKREIAMLVSRVGREPRKWPISGVLPDSGQLVWYMDYDAFLG
- the H6PD gene encoding GDH/6PGL endoplasmic bifunctional protein isoform X2 gives rise to the protein MESKAAKSLLSRVRMPSVGWSSALQHRHAGAWNMLTAAVCMALLGCLQAQELHGHVSVILLGATGDLARKYLWQGLFQLYLEEAGKGHSFRFHGTALTSTKQGQEVIAKVLESLSCPRDTAPGRCAELKAQFQQLSEYRRLKTPEDYLALSKDIEARVQHEGLREAGRIFYFSVPPFAYAEIARSISSSCRPGPGAWLRVVLEKPFGHDHRSAQQLATELGSFFQEEEMYRVDHYLGKQVVAQILPFRDQNRKALDGLWNRHHVERVEIIMKETVDAEGRTSFYEEYGVIGDVLQNHLTEILMLVAMELPLNLSSSEAVLEHKLQAFRALRGLQRGSAVVGQYQAYRGQVRRELQKPDSFHSLTPTFAGVLVHIDNLRWEGVPFILMSGKALDERVGYVRILFKDQAYCAQSEKRWVPAQSHCLPQQIIFYIGHGELGGPAVLVSRNLFRPSLPSASWKEVEGQPGLRLFGRPLSDYYAYSPVREQDAYSILISRIFHRRKDSFITMENLLASWVFWTPLLDSLAHEVPRLYPGGAENGHLLDFEFSGSHLSFSQPPLEQLVLGPDSAPMPSDFQVLRAKYRGSPLISAWPEELIARLAGDIEAAAVQAVKRFGKFHLALSGGSSPVALFQQLAMGHYGFPWAHTHLWLVDERCVPLWDPESNFQGLQAHLLQHVRVPYYNVHPMPVHRRQRLCAEEDQGAQAYAEEISTLVTNSSFDLVLLGMGTDGHTASLFPQSPVGLDGKQLVVLTTSPSSPHRRMSLSLPVINRAHKVAVLVMGRMKREIAMLVSRVGREPRKWPISGVLPDSGQLVWYMDYDAFLG
- the H6PD gene encoding GDH/6PGL endoplasmic bifunctional protein isoform X4, encoding MCPRHAGAWNMLTAAVCMALLGCLQAQELHGHVSVILLGATGDLARKYLWQGLFQLYLEEAGKGHSFRFHGTALTSTKQGQEVIAKVLESLSCPRDTAPGRCAELKAQFQQLSEYRRLKTPEDYLALSKDIEARVQHEGLREAGRIFYFSVPPFAYAEIARSISSSCRPGPGAWLRVVLEKPFGHDHRSAQQLATELGSFFQEEEMYRVDHYLGKQVVAQILPFRDQNRKALDGLWNRHHVERVEIIMKETVDAEGRTSFYEEYGVIGDVLQNHLTEILMLVAMELPLNLSSSEAVLEHKLQAFRALRGLQRGSAVVGQYQAYRGQVRRELQKPDSFHSLTPTFAGVLVHIDNLRWEGVPFILMSGKALDERVGYVRILFKDQAYCAQSEKRWVPAQSHCLPQQIIFYIGHGELGGPAVLVSRNLFRPSLPSASWKEVEGQPGLRLFGRPLSDYYAYSPVREQDAYSILISRIFHRRKDSFITMENLLASWVFWTPLLDSLAHEVPRLYPGGAENGHLLDFEFSGSHLSFSQPPLEQLVLGPDSAPMPSDFQVLRAKYRGSPLISAWPEELIARLAGDIEAAAVQAVKRFGKFHLALSGGSSPVALFQQLAMGHYGFPWAHTHLWLVDERCVPLWDPESNFQGLQAHLLQHVRVPYYNVHPMPVHRRQRLCAEEDQGAQAYAEEISTLVTNSSFDLVLLGMGTDGHTASLFPQSPVGLDGKQLVVLTTSPSSPHRRMSLSLPVINRAHKVAVLVMGRMKREIAMLVSRVGREPRKWPISGVLPDSGQLVWYMDYDAFLG